A genomic stretch from Telmatocola sphagniphila includes:
- the ltrA gene encoding group II intron reverse transcriptase/maturase: MLSALEAGVKGGVWFSLMDKVCKKRNLKSSATKVIANAGSAGVDHVSVEAFANHLDENLEALERTLRDGTYRPSAIRRAVIPKPGSEEGRPLGIPTVRDRVVQGAIRQVLEPIFEKDFASNSYGFRPGRGCKNALREVDRLLKEGGTHLVDVDIKGYFDAIDHDQLMDVLKRKIADGTLLGLVEQFLKAEIFSPMGSWEPDSGAPQGAVLSPLLSNAYLDPLDHLMESLGFRMVRYADDMVIVCRSRAEAEEALATLSRWCESAKLQLHPEKTRVVDTQIESFEFLGYCFGVYKGQRLIYPRKRSLEKLRDAIRAKTKRKRGDSLSQIVRDVSVTLRGWYGYFKHSKKGIFRDVDKWTRMRLRCILRRRLGHDCRSRKRDNFKWPKAYFAEAGLFSLEQAHRLESQSLKG, translated from the coding sequence ATGTTGAGTGCGCTCGAAGCGGGCGTTAAAGGAGGCGTCTGGTTTAGCTTGATGGACAAGGTGTGCAAGAAGAGGAACCTGAAGTCGTCGGCGACGAAAGTCATAGCGAATGCGGGTTCGGCAGGCGTGGATCATGTAAGTGTCGAGGCGTTTGCAAATCATTTGGACGAGAACCTGGAAGCTTTGGAGCGGACTTTACGGGACGGAACCTACCGTCCTTCGGCGATCCGGCGAGCGGTAATTCCGAAGCCGGGGAGTGAAGAAGGCCGTCCTCTAGGAATTCCGACGGTTCGAGACCGGGTGGTTCAAGGCGCGATTCGTCAGGTGCTGGAACCGATTTTCGAGAAGGATTTCGCCTCGAATAGTTACGGCTTTCGTCCGGGCCGGGGCTGCAAAAATGCCTTGCGAGAGGTGGACAGACTTCTGAAAGAAGGAGGCACGCATCTGGTGGATGTCGACATCAAGGGCTACTTCGACGCGATCGATCACGATCAGTTGATGGATGTGCTGAAGCGGAAGATCGCGGACGGAACGCTACTAGGTCTGGTGGAACAATTTCTGAAAGCCGAGATATTCTCGCCGATGGGGAGTTGGGAGCCAGATTCGGGAGCGCCGCAAGGAGCGGTTTTGAGTCCGTTGTTGAGTAACGCCTATCTGGATCCTTTGGACCATTTGATGGAATCCCTAGGTTTTCGGATGGTGCGATACGCGGATGACATGGTGATCGTCTGCCGCAGTCGAGCGGAAGCGGAAGAAGCCCTGGCGACGTTGAGCCGCTGGTGCGAATCGGCCAAGCTACAACTGCATCCGGAAAAGACGAGAGTGGTGGACACGCAGATCGAGAGTTTCGAATTTCTAGGCTATTGCTTTGGAGTTTATAAAGGACAACGTCTGATATATCCTCGGAAGCGAAGTCTGGAGAAACTTCGGGATGCGATTCGCGCGAAAACGAAGCGGAAAAGAGGCGATAGCCTGTCGCAGATCGTCCGCGACGTGAGCGTAACGCTACGAGGCTGGTACGGATACTTCAAGCACAGCAAAAAGGGGATCTTTCGGGACGTGGATAAATGGACTCGAATGCGGCTGCGGTGCATACTGCGTCGTCGTCTGGGTCACGATTGCAGAAGCCGAAAGAGAGATAACTTCAAGTGGCCCAAAGCTTACTTTGCCGAGGCGGGACTGTTCTCCCTGGAACAGGCACATCGTCTGGAATCTCAATCCCTCAAGGGGTAA
- a CDS encoding helix-turn-helix domain-containing protein, whose translation MAACSSSMNLDDQAFLFQLGSRIREIREKKGLTQAELAEKCQLHRTFIGSVERGERNLSILNLRIIARNLRVSLSNLF comes from the coding sequence ATGGCAGCATGTTCGTCAAGCATGAATCTCGACGATCAAGCATTCCTGTTCCAGCTCGGTTCCCGGATACGCGAAATCCGTGAAAAAAAGGGCTTAACCCAAGCGGAACTAGCTGAGAAATGTCAGCTGCACCGAACATTTATCGGTTCCGTGGAACGTGGGGAACGCAACCTCTCCATACTCAACCTTCGGATCATCGCCCGGAATCTTAGAGTCAGCTTAAGCAATTTGTTCTGA
- a CDS encoding DUF6444 domain-containing protein, whose translation MDSSEEVPECPGGRKRDAINADLLHRVTPLEVKLNTNSRNFSNPLSANSLDAPPPVVKQKSKRRHGGQQGHASFETAIAF comes from the coding sequence ATGGATTCGAGCGAGGAAGTTCCCGAATGTCCCGGTGGCCGCAAACGTGACGCGATCAACGCGGATTTACTTCATCGCGTCACGCCTTTGGAAGTGAAGCTTAACACTAATTCTCGCAATTTTTCCAATCCTCTTTCGGCCAATTCACTGGACGCTCCGCCGCCGGTAGTCAAGCAGAAATCGAAGCGTCGACACGGCGGTCAACAGGGTCATGCCTCATTTGAAACAGCTATTGCCTTCTGA